The window TCAACTTTTGGCGAGGTAAGGCCATGTGAAAAATCTGATATTGAAATTCTCTCTTTGTGTTTCGTTATTCCTGTTTCTAAAACCTTGATGAAAATGACGttatatcatacctgtcaacctctgcccaATAACTGCCCTTGTAAATGATTATCATTCCttgtacaaacccccaaaaaacgtacaaacaccgtacgacacatgtttactcgcggtaactcgtttcttactatgtggctcctccatgcttgcttccacgatatttactctatatctacgcatgcgcatgtcatcctttatcgatattgccgtacgcactgctaaaaaaatacatacgattgaggataatttttgctggtataccgtgacaatagtaacgatgacagtagcgtcgttggctaccagcctacgagactatctggattttagccaaaacggtcttgttgagattggttttcataaatattggcgatttttttttttaatttccccgtacaaaagttggtgtacggcgttcatgatttgaaatggtaaaaaaaacgtataaaatacgtataaaacgtacaagttgacaggtattttatattgtaaatatGGCTGACAGAATTTTAAGTTAGAAGATTGTGGGTGGTGAGATTTTTGCAATGCGAACAGTATGTCGCAGCACAAAAATCATTCGGGAAACATtgcattttgtcttttattgtcagtgctggtgtgtttgtgtgaaatcATCCTCGTCCTCTATGTCCAGTTCTAGGTCTGTATCTTCTGAAAGACTCCATTCCGGTTCCCTGAAGGCCTGTTCAGGCGACGTGGAGCTAAGGCTACGCCTGGCTTCAACCTCATGAGAATTAGCCAAAGTCTGTCTTTGCTCTGGTTCAAGGTCTCCGGACTGTTCTAATGTCCCATCATCCCCTTTGTCGGCGGTCTTCACGGAGGCACTACTGACATCTCCCTCAGGTTTAGCTCCTTGTGGATTTTCCTAATCCATTAAAATATTGGAATATGCGATGAAGAATTGAAATGAAATACAATGAAGGACAATAGGGAGAAATAACCAACCTGTTTTAGTCGTCGCCACTTTGCTCGTCGATTTTGGAACCATGTTTTAACCTGAAAAATCCAATagcatttttatcatttgtagttttgtcattgttaaaatattttattaagatCAATTCTCAGTAAATCATATTCTCTTTAATTCTACCTTAAGTGAACTTACCTGTCGTTCGCTTAGCTGCAACATTTTGGCCAATCTTTTCCTTTCCGGGGGTGAAAGGTATTTTTGGGTCTCAAATTTCTTCTCTAATTCGATGGTCTGGTCATTCGAGAATCGGACCTGACCTCCTTTTCGTTTATGTAAGGGCCGTTGGATAAAGGGGGTCCAGAGCAGTGGTTTACCTAGAAGGCACAGTGagggatttatttttcttttctttttctatgatTCCACTTATTAAAACTTATAGAAATTATGcagttggctggccaccatagCTGGCTaaaatagtctccagcacccttctACAAACCAAGTGACGAAAAGCGGtttgaaaaattaatgaataaattatgcaTAATTGAAATGGAAATGTCTTATAACCACAACTTTTATAAATACACTTATTGTCAGATGGGTGGACCAGCGGATGAGTGATTAGCACATCAATGTCACTtcggtgtcaaagtgggggatctgggttcaaatccaggtctttcttgttcattttagcaatgttgtatatttgttttaacattttcaagaaaaatggtCACTGCAGTGGACAGTTATTCAAAAGTTGATACTTAAGACCATTTAACCTTTTCTAGATTTttaatactgtaaaaaaaactattgtaaGTATTATAAAAAAGAttacaactaccgtattttcacgactataaggtgaacttaaaagtcttaaattttctccaaaatgaaaaatagtccgccttataatccagtgcgcctatata is drawn from Stigmatopora nigra isolate UIUO_SnigA chromosome 18, RoL_Snig_1.1, whole genome shotgun sequence and contains these coding sequences:
- the hhex gene encoding hematopoietically-expressed homeobox protein hhex is translated as MSAPLYAPTALQQAHPTPFYIEDILGRPDNTTAASSSSSPSSCSSTPIIPTPTFPSPNSSFTNFISPYRTPIYEPTPIHPTMSHHNAAAAAAFTACAYGTPGGFPGPVYPHQHQQHHRAVGEYAHALLRHDPLGKPLLWTPFIQRPLHKRKGGQVRFSNDQTIELEKKFETQKYLSPPERKRLAKMLQLSERQVKTWFQNRRAKWRRLKQENPQGAKPEGDVSSASVKTADKGDDGTLEQSGDLEPEQRQTLANSHEVEARRSLSSTSPEQAFREPEWSLSEDTDLELDIEDEDDFTQTHQH